ACGAGCCCCGTGACCTGTCCTGCTTCGACGCGCAGGTCGAGACGATCGATGGCCGGTGGCCCCTCGGCGCTAAAGCGCTTGGTAACTTCCTCGACCACGGCCAAAGGTTCACCGGCCATCACTCATTCCTGCGAAGTCAGGTCGAGTGTGACCGTGACCGGCATGCCCTGCCGCAGGCCATTATCGGGATTGTCGACCAGTACGCGCAAGCGATAAACGAGGTTCGTGCGCAGCTCGCGCGTCTCCACCGTCTTCGGCGTAAACTCGGCGACCGGCGAGATAAAGCCGATCCGACCCGGGTATTTCTTGTCGGGATGCGAGTCGGTGGTGACCGTGGCGGCCATGTTCGGATGGATGCGCCCCAGATCCTGCTCGTTGACGTACGTGCGCACCCAGACGGGCGAGGCCAATGTCAGCGTAAAAACCGTTTCGCCGGCATTGACGATGGCGCCTTTTTCACGTGCGCGAGTGAGAATCACGCCATCGCTGGGGGCGATCAACTCGCTATCCGTTTGGCGCCGCTCCGACTGGGTTACGGATGCGTCTTCGGCGGCCAACTGTGCGCGAGCGGCGTCGATATCTTCTTGTCGCGGGCCGATGACGGCCATCCGTTCCGATTCCTCGGCGGCCCTGAGCCGGGCCCGGGCTTCGTCCAAGGCCGAACGCGCCGAGTCGAACGTCTCGCGGCTGACGGCCCCTTGTCCCACCAGGCGTTCGGCCCGCTCGAAATCCTGCTCGCTGCGCGTGACCGTAGCCCGCTGCTCGGCGACTTGCGCCTTGGCCGAGGCGATCTCCTCAGGGCGCGAACCGTGCTCAAGCCGTGCGAGCGTCGCCTTAGCGTTGTCGCGCCGGGCGCGAGCCAGTCGCAAATCGTCGTCGAAGTATTGCTTGTCAAGCGTGGCGATCACCTGGCCAGCTTTGACCTCGTCGCCTTCGTCGACGGCCAGCGAAGCGATTCGTCCTTCGACCTTGAATGACAGGTTTACTTGCCGGACGTCGATATTACCCTGCAGGACGAGCTCTCGCTCGTTCTGGCGCTCGAGTTGGAAATGGCGCCAGGCATAGGCGCCGGCCGCCGCGGCGGCGAGCAGAACAATCAAAAAGATAATGCCCGCGGTTCGCCCGCGATGCGATTCGTACGCCGGCGACGCGGCTGGCTCATGCCGCTCGGCCGTAGGTGATGGGCCTTGGCCGGGCGGCCGTTTCGCGGCGTTGCCTGTGCCCGACGGCGGGTTCGACTGCGCGGAATCACCCGGATGTTTGCCCGTGACTTCTCCGGGATTGCGCTTGGCGGTCGACATGGGCGTCTTCTTGGGGGGGGCGTGATTGCCCGGTGATCGTGGTAGCGAACCGTCGAGGTGTCTACCATTGTTATACTCCGGCAGACCAGAGTGAGGCCATCGCTCCTTTTTGGGGTCGCGGGGCAAACGTGCGGCAGAGTAGCGGCAGAGAAACAGTCTGAACGATGGAAAGGGCCTACCGCGCAAGCGCCTCGAGCGCGGCCTTCGCCACGTCGGAGCCGGCGGCCTGAGCCTCGCGCAACATCGCGCGGCCGCGTTCGACGTATTCATTCCGGGCCGTGGTCGTCAGATAGGCGCCGATGAAAGCCCGAGAGTTGACGTCGTCCTTGGCGAGCCAGCGTTCGGCGAGCGCCGCGGCCAGATCGGCCGGCAATTGCTCCACGCGGAAGTCGCGGTTCTGTCCCTTGATGCGGGCGACCAGCCGATCCCGGTCGCGGCTCACTTCGACGACAATCACGACGTCGCCACCGTATTCCAATTCCGTGTTGCTGGTGACCGTCTTGAGGCTTTCGCGCACAGCGTTGTTAAAGCTGCCGACGCAGCTGCGCAGCGTTCGCACGCCCTCCACGTCGCCGCGCAAGCGATCCGTAGCCGCGTCGGCCATGGCCAGATTTAGCAGTTGGTCGACGTTCTCCAGTTCGCCACGTGCCAGGGCATTGCGGGCTTTCTCCAGCGTTTGACGTACTTTGGCCGCCTGGGCCGATTCGTCCGCCGCCGGGCGTGCAGGCATTTCCACCGCACCGGCAGGCATCGCCGGCTCGCGTTTCGGCATGGCGGGAATTTCCGGCATCGATTTCTCAGCATCGCGCAGAGTGGTTTGCGACGACTCCTCGCCCAATGTGCCTTCGCGTTCGGTGGCAGAACGTTTGCCAGTCGGCACCAGCTTTCGGTCCGACAAGATGCCCGTCGGATCATTGGTCGGCCGCCCTTGGACGCGCGGCTTGCTACTCTTCGGTGCGGCGGGTGCGCTCGGCTTTGCCGATTTTTCGTCGAGCGCGGCCGGCATGCTTTCCGCCGCTGCGACCGATCGCTGGCGCTCGCGCCATACCAGCACCATCCCGCCAGCCAGCCCACACGCGCCGAACACACATAAGAGCACCAGGATCATCGCCATTTGCGAGCGCTCGCGGGCCCGGCTATTGCGCCGGGTGATCGGCGCCGCGCGACGCACGCCTGGCTTCGTGAAGGATCCTGGCATGTTACTGTCTACGCTCGGATGCCAGGCTTCAGGAAGCGGCTCGTGGGCCGCCGGCGGTAACGACGGCACCTCATCCAGATGCACAGGCTGCGCCGCTTGAAACGCCGCGCCCGGACCCGCGATTAATCGCGCCTTGGCAGCCGTCGGCGCCGCCACCGGACTGTCGGGCGGCAGCGGAGGCGCTTCGACCGGGTTGGCCCAGCGGGGCATCGCGGACGCATCGGCCTCGTTCCGCCCAAGGACCGACTCGCTGGGAGCCGATATATCTGGCGCAGCACCCACCGG
The window above is part of the Pirellulales bacterium genome. Proteins encoded here:
- the hlyD gene encoding secretion protein HlyD; the encoded protein is MSTAKRNPGEVTGKHPGDSAQSNPPSGTGNAAKRPPGQGPSPTAERHEPAASPAYESHRGRTAGIIFLIVLLAAAAAGAYAWRHFQLERQNERELVLQGNIDVRQVNLSFKVEGRIASLAVDEGDEVKAGQVIATLDKQYFDDDLRLARARRDNAKATLARLEHGSRPEEIASAKAQVAEQRATVTRSEQDFERAERLVGQGAVSRETFDSARSALDEARARLRAAEESERMAVIGPRQEDIDAARAQLAAEDASVTQSERRQTDSELIAPSDGVILTRAREKGAIVNAGETVFTLTLASPVWVRTYVNEQDLGRIHPNMAATVTTDSHPDKKYPGRIGFISPVAEFTPKTVETRELRTNLVYRLRVLVDNPDNGLRQGMPVTVTLDLTSQE